Sequence from the Pseudomonadota bacterium genome:
ATGTACCGGGCAAAGTGGCCGAGCCGTTCCCGGCAACCCTCACGCGCCTTGCGACAGTGGAACGCGGGCACGCTGCGCTTGCTGCGGTGACTGTAGCCGATCGCGATGCGCTTGAGCATCGCTTCCCTTAGCGACTCCACGACCGGGGCCGTTTCCTGCTTGCGCCTTGCGGCTGCCGGCGCTTGCACCCTGTCGGTGGTATCAGTACCAGCGATGGCGCTTGCCCGCGTCGGCTGGGCGGCGGCCGAGCCGCCGACGAACGCCAACAGCGGCGCATAGATCAACGCGCTGGTCTTGGGGGTGGACATGGCGCTACGACAGCCGCCCAAAGGGCACGCGTCTGGCCCAAAGGCTAGCGCAGCCTACCCAAGACGGGGCTCCGCGTCTCGCCCATCGGACCGACTACTTGCGACGTTGCGAGCGAAAAATGGCCGAAAACTGCGCGCACGGTGGGAAATTGCACTGTGCACGCTGTCGCAGTTGGGCTAAGGTGGGCAGCAATGGCACATTCCCAAGCATCCAGCAGCTCCGCGGCGTACTCGGTGCCGCTTTCTGCGCCCCCTTACAAGGTGGCCGACCTGTCGCTGGCCGACTGGGGACGCAAGGAGATCGCCATAGCCGAGACAGAGATGCCCGGATTGATGGCGCTGCGAGCGAAATACGCCGCGGCCAAGCCGCTCCAGGGGGCCCGAATCGCGGGCTGCCTGCACATGACGATACAGACGGCAGTGCTGATCGAAACGCTGCAAACACTGGGCGCCGAGGTCACCTGGAGCAGCTGCAACATCTT
This genomic interval carries:
- a CDS encoding adenosylhomocysteinase; this encodes MAHSQASSSSAAYSVPLSAPPYKVADLSLADWGRKEIAIAETEMPGLMALRAKYAAAKPLQGARIAGCLHMTIQTAVLIETLQTLGAEVTWSSCNIFSTQDHAAAAMATAGVAVYAWKGETEQEYEWCIEQQLRAFRQGRTPNLLLDDGGDLTKLVHEKHP